The region CGGAGTGCCCGTCCTCCTGCCTTGGGGCCCTCCGTCCGGGAGGGGGGCCTGGTGCTGGCCGAGTCCATTCTGACGGGGACCGCGGTGAAGACGGGTCTGATGGGTGGAGAAGGCTGTCAGGCCCAGTGACAAGTGGCTGTGAACCAGGGGTCTGTAGACCCTGGGCAGGGACACGTGGGTGACCGCTGTTGTGCGCTTGCTCCGCAGATCCATGATAAGACGACTCCATGGAAGTCCTTCCTGGTCATCGTGGACGGCTCCCCGAAGAACGGCGACGGCCACAAGACTGAGCAGCCTGATGACGAGTACGCGCCGTCCAAACTCTCCGATAAATTGCTGTCTTTTGCAGAAAATGGCCATTTTCACAACCTGGCCACCCTCCAAGGCAGCATGCCTGCCATGCATGAGGACAGCCCTGCAGACCCAGCCTGCAAGTCCGACGGCCCTGTGGGGTCCCAGGACACGCTGCTGGCCACTGCCATCAGTGAGCTTAGTGAGCTGACACCACAGACAGAGCCAGGCCCACATAGCTCTGCTCTCTGACCCACGTGGACTGGAGCGGGGTCACCTGCCTGGAGGGTTCCAGCCTGCACTTGCACGGGAGGGCTGGATGTGAGCTTTCGTCAGGGGCTAAGAActgcaggccaagaagcaggcAAGGATGGCTTCCACAGTTTTCTGAACTGCTACTTGCACGTCGCTATCAAGTCACTTCTCAAGCTTTCCCTTAGAAATCCTGACCCGCATGACCTCAGCCACACTTCATCAGCAAACAAGGCAGTTAGCGTCGCCTCACTGACTTCTGGTGGCAGCGCCCTGATGCCCAGCAACCCTGACACTCACAAGGCCACGGTTACTGCTCAGCTTAGTCATGGGGCAGAGTGCCAACCCTGCTCCTGGAGCTGTGTACCGGCTTGCTGCCTTAGGCTTTGTGTAGGTTTGTTTCTGATACTTTAAAGCTATTTTTCTACCAAGGTGAAAGAAAACTGGGACCacatatttattttcagctgtTTCTTTCCTGTCAAACTGAAGCCCATCAGAGATGCTCTGGGCTGAAGAGATGAACGACAGCACTTGGCCCCCACCCTGCTTGTAGGCACTAAACCGAACACTTGCCAGGTAGCTGCTCATAGCACACATGCAACTAGGAAGTTGGTCATTAAAATGACTTGAAGTGAAATGTGGCCATCAGGTTTCCTTCCTAAAAACCCAATTAGGTAAAAGCTGTCCTACCAAAGACTAGCAGAAAACAGTGGAGTAGTTTTCGCAAAGAGGTGTGAAAAAAGCCAGGGGCTGAGAACACTTGAAACATAGTGTAGTTATTTTATCCATAAGCAGCAATGCAGTGGTTGTGGCAAATCTAAGAACACAAGAGTATTGGTAGTTTTGCTAGACTTTTTTGACTTCATTTCTGTGATTTTCAGAAACCCAGTGTTTTTCATTAATGCGTGAGGAGCCTGACACAGGCAAGTCACTGACACACGTTCCCCTGGGAGCATGAGCAGATTGGGCAGCAGGGACCAAGCGCCTCTGCACGCTCCTTCCTCTCTGATTAGCCTTAACAGTGGACCATGGAATGGCCAGCCTTGTCTTAAATGTGCCTGTCTCACACTGGCCACTCTTGCCTAAGTGGCATTTGCATCCCGCCCCAGCCTGGTTCTTGACCCACTGGCAAGGGCGGTTCACCGTGTGCACAGTGCTTTGACTCACAGGTGACCCAGATCAAAAGCAAAGAATTCCTCTGTCACTAGTCgctctttttcttaaattttaatttattaaacttGCTGTGAAAACACTCATTTTCTAAGAGAAAGGTACTGTATGTTTAAGTCCAAGATGGAGACACAGGTGCACGAAACACCAGAGGAAGACCCAAGATGCTTTCTTCCCCATGAAACGCTGACAGTGCCCCGGGGGGCTGACAGGCCACACGCCTGCTCCTGGGGTACTGAGTCCCACGCGTCTCCTGCTGTGACAGCAACACCCTCTTGTATTTACAGAAGTTATTTTCACACGTTTCCTCTCAACAGAACGAACCTGCCCACTGATGAACTGTTTTATGGGATAAAGTCATCTTAACGAGAAGGAATTTAAATAATAGATTATTTTGTTACCTACTGGAATTAATTTTTGTCTTGAATTTGTTTTAGAGATTCTACAAAAGTTTTATgtgttaataaatgtttgttttgtaAAAATAGTTTTGCAAGGCTGTTTATTTTCATGATTAGAATTCATGTTCTGTAGAAATCAGATTCCTGATTGAAACAGGTATTTGCATTTTCTGGTCCTTGGAGAGTCTCGCCAACCCTGTCTGCTGCACTTGTTCTGAGATGTGACCGGCCCGGCCCTGTGCACAGGCCTGGCCTCGTCACGGCCATGGTGAGTCTGCTCCACAAAGCCTCCTCTGTCTACAGTCACTTGTCTGTCTGCTTCTGGGGAGcggaagggaggggagggctgcTTCCTAAACTGCTGAAGGCGCGTCTCAGGGATCTGGGGACATCTCCGTTTCTCCCCATGTGGGTGCTGTGTTGCCAGGTCAGTGTCAGCCCCAGATGCTCTGGACATGCTACCCAAGGGGGCCATTTTGCACCTTCTAGCCTTCGTGTGGAAGATGCAGTCAGCCCAAACTCCAGAGCTCCCCTGCCTCTGCTTTTACCCAAAATTTGTTGTACagactttgaaaataaatttggcAAGGTCGTAAGGAAAGACCTTTCTTAAAGATAACCTTCACAGATATGTGGTTTTACTGAAGACAGTCACCTAAACTGACCAATGTGAGTGTGAGTTATAATCTAAACTCTAACTGGCATGTCACGTGCCTTGCCACAGCAAGGACATTTTTTGAGACCAAAGAGTGCCTGTCCCCTTTCCCCTTAACTTGATGGTGTTCCTGTTGCTTAAGGTGAAAGGCGATTTGTTCACAAGCACCAAGGCAGGCAGGAAGGTACCAGGCACAGGGCCAGGTGGCACATCAGTCAGACCCAGCTGATGCCTAGCAACTGCCCACTTCCCTCCACTGGCAAGGGGCTATGGGACCCTCCCTGAGGCTGGCCAAACCCACCACAAGGGCTTCTGTTAGGAAACAAAGATTCTGAGAGAGGCATCTGAATGAGAAACTTACCTTGAGGATCAACGACGGGGCAGAGCTCCGACATGGGACCACGTGTTAGTCTATTCATTGTGAGTTTGCCTCGAATGATCTTTGAGGGACCTGACCGAGGCACTGAGCACCAAGTCAACGTGGCTCCGCCAAGACAGACCGAATGCTGGCCTCTGCCACCAAGGCGCCGCCCCTCCCTGAACCTTGTCAGAGCTCCCTGACCTGGCAGCAGCAAGGATGGGAATGCGGAGACTGCAGAGCCCTTGGCAGACCAGCAGTGGCACCAACAGACAGGATGGGTCTTCACAGAGCCCGGACAGCCATGCCCACTGCCCGGGGACACCTTCCAGAATGAAAAGCCAGCCCTGACCTGTGCAAACCAGCCAGGAAAGACACACCACGCTGCTCATAACTGGGACTTTATTTACTGTACAGGTTCACACAAAATACACAGACTCTGTGAAGGTGGATTTATCATCCAGGGTGAGTTTTCATAATACACCCTCCCCGACAGCCCCAGGGAAGAGAGACCCAGGCCCCCCGCAGAAGCCCTGGGGGTTGACTCTGGGCATCTGAAACACATGGTGTCAGAGGAAACAAGAAACGCACACGCTGTGGTTACAGGGGCACTGTCACACGCGGTCACGGCTGTGCAAGGACACTGCTTCCAAATCATTCAGTAAAAAAGAAGTTCACACAAGCTAGAAAAATGTTGCCACAAAAAGCAAAGCTTTCCCATAAGAAATTTTAACTCTTAACAATGAACTAAACATGACTTGCTAAAATATGAAGACTGTAACATAGTCATTATATTTTGTTCATAAATAACAATTTATAAATGCTGGAAGTCACCGCTATGAGTCACAGCACTGCCCACTCTGATGGAATGTTTCTAGGGAGGAAGCCTGGAGCTGTTCCTGAGACGTTTTTCTTCTCACTTTTATGTTCTAGTGGTCTGTTCTAgccattacaattattttttactttttcatgtgaaatattaaaaacaaaagcatcttAACTCAGGCACTGGTCCTAGTGTTCAACATACCAACTCTGATGTGATAAAAGTGAGAGTGGCTCAGTGTCCCAACCCTTCGACCCTGTGGatgatacagtccataggattctccaggccagaatactgcagtaggtggCTGTcctttctccagagtatcttcccatcccagggactgaaaATGGTGCCAACAGTATTTCTCAAAACCACAGATCTTCAGACAGGGGTCTGTCAGGGGATCAGGATAAAAAGCTAATAAACAAAAACGTCATTCAGTTTTTCCTTTACATGGTCAGACCACAAGTTTCCTTAACAAGTGGAAGCAGACTTTCCAGACCAGCAACAAAAGTGCATGACTGGCAGGGAGGGTTACTGACCCCTGGGTAGGCAGGCCTGCAGCTAGCAGACACACGCTCATCTCACCCGTGTGCTTCTGACAGGCTGGGCACTGAATCACGTAGAGCAACAAAACCCCACTTCTCTAAGTGTGTTTTTCTTAAAAGGTTctgatagaaagtgaagaagtaccaAGCAGGCTCTGTTCCAAAATGGACCATAACCAACAGCCAGCTTTCTTTTAAGGATCCCAGACctttgaaggaaagaaggaatccTCACTGGATACCAGGGTCCAAGGTCAGAGTACCCCATGTCTCCTGGTCCACTGCGACTGCCCTGTGGGCTGGGATAGAGCCACCACTGCCCCTCCTCTCCACCAGCCCAGGCCACATAGATGACTCCACAACTACAGCCACCGAATCCTCACAGCTGCCCACAGGGCTGCTCCACGATCAGGCCTCCGCTGGTCCTTCTCAGCCTCCTTTctgccttctctgcctccttcctccctcctagTCGGACTTGTTCCCCATCCCCAAACCTTCCTCCCAGCTCAGCCCTCAACCTGGACCCACTCTCTATTTCTGCCCAATAGCACCTTTGAATCCCAGTTGCTGGCCATCCAAAAATTCAACACCTTTCAAATACCAGTTAACATCTAACAGGACATAGGAAATCCCATTTATCTGTCAACACTGCCATTACCTAGCAATAAATGCACATCAAACAAATCACTTAGAAGAGATTCACGAAACGAGCACGTCTAAAGCACAAGGTTATTAGCACGTAACATCAAGGGCAGGGATTAAGTTCATAGGTCAACAGCACACATATATAAGTCAAAACAATAGGATAGAACTCAAATACACCAGATAAAACAATCCATCAGCTAAGGACAGGTCCCCTCAGAAGCTCACTGGGGCTCTTTCCTGATGGTGCAGTAAACTGTACTGTACTCAGCCCACCAAGCCCATCGTGTCCAATTAACAGATAAAATGAGTAACagacaattaaaaatgaaaatgaataacatACAAGCTTCGACTGAGATAACCTCCCGGCTCTGGTGAGGATGTACACAAGGGGGCACACGGGGTGCCCTCTCAAAGTGGGAAAGTGTGTGAACATGAAAGGAAAGGGATATGCCAGTTCAAACACCTTTCTGTGAAGGTGAAGCAAGGGTCCTGCCCCAACTAGAAGTGGACACTCCCTCCAGGAAAGGAAGACACCTGTCTCTCCTAGATCTCACGCACAGTGCACTTATGAGCTCAGGTTCACCTCCACACGGCCACACACACGAGCAGGCTGTGTCAGGAAGCTCCCTCATCCCCAGTGCAAGCAGCCAGCAGGCCTGGCTGACCTGAATTCTCACGTGCACATCAGCTACAGAACAATACACAAGAGCAGGGAAACGGGTCACTGGCACCATCAAAAGAATCACGAGATAACAAAAAGGATAAATAATTCTAATGAGGAAAGCCATAAATGCATTCTGAACCACCATCCTACACTAAACAAACACGTTTAGAAAATCCACCAAGGTGCAGGTTCACAGAGAACATGCAAAGCATCTATTACAACAACTGGGTTGGGTACCAAGTCCAGGGAAAGGGACATAAAAACGTGGCAAAATGAAACACAAGCTCTGCACATACTGAAATACCAAGGAGGAAGATTCTGGAGCAGTTCTTGGAAAACTGGGGACTCTGACAAGCGGGAGGCAGCCCATCACACACTCACAAGATGCCTAAGAGCAGCCCACCGGCCCACAGCATGGTGACACACGCGGcggcttaaacacacacacacacacatcgtcAGGCTCATGTGCAACGAAATGAAGCCGTTGAATGGGCATCCCACAATGATCACTGGCCCTAACGCAAAATGAACAAGTAATCGGCGGCATGCCGCAGGGACACTGTGCCTCACTTGAGGTCTCCGTCCCCCTCCCCGTCCCCCTGGATGGATTTCTTGATGCGCAGCAGCATGGTGGTGAGCCACTGGTCCAGGCGGGAGATGGAGTCAAACTCCTTCACCtggtgaagggaagagaagcagaaaatggtCCACAGAAACACAGTCAAACACAGAATTACACCATACTAACTCTAAAATCATTCATTCTAGTTTACAACTTTCTTCATTAAGAGCTTTTTACATTGCTCTTATGCTAACATGCTGTGGCAAAAATCCACAGCAGCCTTCGTAACTGGACAGAGAACATGTTTAACATGACAAAGGACATTAAGACTTTGTATAAGGACAAAGGGATGTGGAAAATTAATGTGGCTCCAGTCTCCAATGAACACAAAACATAGTTGCAGAGACAGACCAAAAGGAAAAATTCCTTCAACTCATTTCCATGAGTCATTAAAGAATGGACTTTCACAGGGTGAAAACAGTTTTGTAGCAAAAGTTAAAGGGGGAAACTCGCTGTCCCACCATGGCTTCAAAGCCAGGTTGAATGAATTACTGAAGGGCACTAAGAAATTCACTTTGATTCTAAacgtaaaatggaaaaatatgggAAAACAGGAAATTGgtgaatgtaaaaaaaattttttccattttatgccAAGAATATAACAAACTCtcactgctttatttttatgttttaaatttaactgATTTAACTGATATTACTTCACACTTATTTATggatcagattattttccatagaAAATACCCAAATAAATCATAACTGTATGTGATATATATTTGCCTTGCAGCTACAGTCAGCAGAGCTCATAGACCGTCTTAATTTTGAAGGttggtggaatctaaaaacatttcttttggaAAACAACACAGATATAGCACAATAATGTCCAAATAGATGTTTAGCATTTATACAATGAAAAAGAGAAGTTGTATCTACAATGTAAACTTTCAGAGAACACACTAAATCCCAAAGGGGAACTTACTGCTTCTGTGTAAGCTTCACTGTTCTGTTCTTCATGAGCTTCTAGAAGTTTCTGGGAATATGAATACAGAAAAATTATCttggttggctaaaaagttccaTCTATGAGTGAATACTTTAAACAGAGAAACAGCCTTCTTACTACACTAACTGATGCTGCCAAATGACTCACAAAAATGGGGAAGTTTTCCAATACAAGAGGCACCCAGGTCAGGGATCCAGGCTTGTGCTAACATTTCTGATCCGCCCAATTCAGAGCATGGTGTGCACCCGACCCTAATGGCATCTGAGGCCTAGCGTGCGAGAGCAGGACTCACGGCTTCACAGGGTTAAAATGTTACTAGATTCCAATCCCACTTACTCACTTTCAGTAATTTGCATTCTCTAGAGTCAGTGAATGCTGGAAACATTTCCTCATATTTCTCAAGAGCAAGCTGAGGAAGAAAACGACTTGTTAACACCTGAGTCACTGAACCAGAAAATGAAGCTTTGACGTTCTATTAACATCAACACAATTTATTTACATCCTGTTTAACTGTTATACTCAACATCAAAAGCAACCTGTACTGATCAAatctacttatttttaatttcaatttcagtTAAACATAAACTTCTAAACCAGTTTTTCTGAAAGAGGCTGCTGTGGAGAAGACCACACGAGACAGATGTCATCGTCAAACCTCCCAGGGCAGGCGTCTGCTCTCGTGCACTGGACGGATGCTGTGCCCAGACGCCAGGGCCCAAACCCCAACCCTGTCCTCGCCTCTGCCTCCAGCCTtcactctgcttttcacttctcccaATTCTCACTCCAACTCCacttctgagttttaaaaaagacatgATTCTACTTTTCCTGTTTCCCCTCAGCCCCCTGATTTCTTTAAACCAAACTACTGAACGAGGTGTGGCCCCTGGGTTGCTTTAACTTAAGAGCCTTGACAGCTGGGATTCCAGCGGCCGCAGGACAGCCAGGATGGAGTCAGGGATtcatccctgtcttgtttttcatGGATACAGTGCAGTTTTGCTCTAGACAACGGCTGAGCACCCGCATTCAGGATGAATGAAGCACATCAGAAGCTGTGCCTCAGGGCGCCTCACCTTGGCGTTCAGCTCATCCACTATGAAGTGGCAGAGGGCAGCTTTAAAGAAGTAATCCTTTGCACTGTACTTCAACAGAGGGTTATCCATGGTGTTGGCCCCAATCTAGGCAAGAAAGTGGGAtcagagtgaaaaggttggctctGCTACAAAAAGCACGCTGACCCTCACCTGCAAGTGCTCTCTCTGCGTCTTATGTTTGAGAAGCTATGAAATCCATTCTTTAAACCCAAAGTCATGTACCAGAAATGTTACTAGACAGGAAACAGTATTTGAGACACACAGTGCTGAACCTGTTAAAAGCGACTCAGAATTCCATTTCCAGGAGGATGGAACAGACTCGCTGTCTTCTGTCCCTCCCGCTAAGTACAACTAAAAGCCTTGATCCTTTTATAGAAAATTAATATCAGGAGACTAAAACGTAGAGCAAAGAGCAGACCAGCATGGGGCACAGGGCAAACGGCAGGGAGTTGCCTGCTTTTTCTTGCATAAACCCCTGACTTGGAACAGAAAAAGCCAACAACCCATAAATGCCAGTGGGTgcggcaaagaaaaaaaataagagtgaGGGAACAGACGGACGTCTGCTTTCTCCAGCCAGAGGACCAGGACAGGAGCAGTGCACAAGACAGGGAAGGCTCAGATGACACCTGCTCTGgcccaccccacccacagcacCAAACGCCAGAGAGAGATGGGACGCCTGTCCTCCTGGGACTGGCCAGAGAGCTCAACTCTCCTGCCAAGGGAGCCAATTAGAAGCCAGCCTGCGGCCCCACCAGAGGCCTTTGAAGCCCATGTGGGGTTTGCACCATTTCTCCTAGAGGGAATGAGGTGTCCTCGCCTCCCAGCGCACCTGGCTTTACCATCACCTGCTAAGAACCAGGAGGCCGGATGGAGAGCCTGGTCCTACACCTCTACCTGGCAGGAACAAGTCATACCCCTTCAGTGTCAAAGAAGACCAGCTGAGAGAGGAAGTTTAAACAAGACCCTGTCCTATAACAAAATGTGAAAATACCCAGTTTTCAAGTAAAACTGACTTGTAATACCAAGAAAAGGGAACAACTCAGGTTGAATGAAAAAAAGGGTAACTAATAAACAATAGTTCTCACATAGAAGAGATGTTAGAATTATCTAACAGATGTTAAAGGAATCCTCCTAAAATGTTTCCACTGGCCATTACAAAAGTGTTTGGGACCAGAGGGAAAACCGAAGCatcagtgaagaaagaaaaaaacttctcAGCAAAAAGCCctaaaagatacaaagaaatgaGCAGAAGCTTCAGAACTGAAATACATAATACCTGACATAAAAAATGGATGGGTTCAACAGCAGAACCCATGGAAGAGAGGGAGGACTCCGAGAACTGACGGCAGAACATTAGAAATTACTTGGTCTGAGCAGTAGAGGGAAGACAgactgagaaaagaggagcagAGCACTGGGATGTGTGTGACGATAAAGCAAGGCCTGGCATCTGGGCCGTCTGAGtcccagagaggagagaagggagtggctaaaAATCACTTGAAAATATAGTAGCtgaaaatttcctaaatttgCCAAGAAATGTAAACCTACAGATTCCAGGAGTTTAGTGACTCCAAACAAAATCAGAACAAAAACACCCTTGCTAAGCCATACAAACTTCTGAAAATTGAagacaaaggaaaacattttgaaagtgaCAGAGAGAAACGCCACCACACCTACAGGGAAAACAGCCTGGATGACAGTAAACCTCTCATCAGAAACTAAGCCAGCCATAAGGGCACATTTCTTAAGTGCTGAAAAAGAGCTGTCAACCCAGAATTGTATGCCCAGGGAAAACTGTATACCCAGCTTCAGGAATGAAGGGGAAATCAAAGCATTCACAGGCGAAGAGACACCAGAAGAATGTGTCACAAGCAGACCTCCCCTAAAAGAATGGCAAACGTCGCCCTCAAGTAGAGCAAAATGCGGGAAGAGATCCTGAAACATCAAGAAGAAAGAACACAGTAAGCAAGGTATGGGAAAATACGATGGGCCTTTCCTCCCCTCTTCAGTTTTGTAAATTAAATTGGGTGACTGAGGTAAAAATTGTAATAGTGACTGCTGTGTTTCTAAAAGCGTGTAGAGGAAATACTAAAGACAATTATATATTGAATGGGGGGGGCGGATAAAGGAACAGAAAGTAAGTAAGGTTTCTGTATTTCAttggaactgaaaaaaataacatcattACCCTGTGATACAGTATGTAAATGTAACACCTAGAGCAAAACACTACAAAGGCTATTTAGAGAGAGATACTCAAAAATACTTTAGATAATCAAGCAACCCCCTCtaaggcaggaaaaaagaaacagcaaaacaaaaaacagataaacagaaaacaaaaaaaataaaatggctgaCTTCAATTGTAATatgtcaataattacattaaatgtgaaTGGTCCAAATACACCAATTAAAAGAAACTGGCAGAGTAGACTTAAAAACAAGACCTAACTCTATCCTGTCTACAACAAACTCACTTCAACTGTAACAACATAGGcagagtgaaagaaaaaagaatgcataaaGATATGTCATATACacattaatcaaaagaaagcaggagaggCTATATTTAGTATCAAAGACTTCAGAGCAAAGAGAATTACCAGAGACAGAAGGGGGCATTATATGATAAAAGGGCCAACGCAGCAAGACACAGCAACCCTAAATAAGCATGCGACAAAGAGCTGCAGAATAGCATGAAGCAAAGACTGACGGAAATGCAAGCTAGACAAATCCAGTGAcagagactgcagcactccactcttaacaacagaaacagaaaattggCAGGTATACAGAGGAACCCAACACCATCAACCACGAGCAGCTTACCAACATTTGTAGAACATGTCACCCAGCAACAGCAGCACCACAGAACATAAAACAAACTTACAAGGACTGAAACCACACAGACTGCACTTTCCAGCCACAACAGGATCAAACTAGAaaccaaaaacaaagataataggGACATCTCCAAACACTTGGAAACTAAACGAAACACTTATTTAAAAACCCAGGGAAATCAATAATTTATTGCtatcataaaaataaacagagataAGACAATGTCCCAGAACCGTGACAGACAAAGCAGCACTTCGAGGGAAACTGATGGCGCTAAAAATGCCCACACAGCCAAGAGGAAAATCCGCAAGTTAAGCTTCCACCATCAACGCCCTACaagagaagagcaaaataaacccaaagaaagtAGAGGACAGAAATCAAGGTAGCAGAAGGAATTGATGGAAATAGAAAAACAGTACAGAAAAccactgaattctaccaaatatctAAAGAATTGACACCAATCCTCTACAAACTCTtctaaaaaatagaagaggagagaACTCTTTCTAACTCATTGTGAGGCCAGTATTACCTTGCTACCAAAGACATCACAAGAGAAAATTAAAGATCAACAGCCCGTATGAATACATGATGcaaaatcctgaacaaaatacTAGCACGTGAACTCTAGCAGGCCTTCTGCTCAAAGCTGCGCAGACAGCAGCCTCACCTGCTCGAAGATCTCGATGGCCTTCTGGTACTGCTCCAACTGGGCGGCGTATGCAGCCActttcagcaaacatttgttagCCGAGCTGAAACCAAGAACCAGGGCAGGGTGACAGTCCCAGAGAAAAATGACAAGACACCTCAACGCACCTTCACCAGGTccagtgcaagagaccccagagaaAAAGCGGAGGTTTGCCTTTCATCACACATCACAAAACTATCAGAACCTTTCATCACACATCACAAAACTGTCAGACCCTTTCATCAAATGTCACACAACTGTCAGAACCTTTCATCAAACATCACAAATCAGAACCTTTCATCATATGACACAAATCTATCAGACCCTTTCATCACAAGTCATAAATCTATCAGAAACTTTCCTCACACATCACAAAACTATCAGAACCTTTCAACACATATCACAAAATTGTAAGAAAAACAATACTTGCCTGTTGGATTCCTCCCCCTTGTAATAATCGGCTGATTGTTCGTAATGGGCGATAGCCTGAAAACACACATGTTTTATTCAAACTACTTGTTTGAAGAGTTGCATTTACATTTGCACAggtatttttttcctataaaaaccCTTTTCAACAGCACAACTTTCATAATCCGGCTTGCTTTATTTTGGGAACACAAGAAAGCATGTGCTTCCAGAAACCTGGTGGCAGGTGGCTTGCCATCCACCAGACTCTCTTC is a window of Budorcas taxicolor isolate Tak-1 chromosome 13, Takin1.1, whole genome shotgun sequence DNA encoding:
- the NAPB gene encoding beta-soluble NSF attachment protein; this translates as MDNAGKEREAVQLMAEAEKRVKASHSFLRGLFGGNTRIEEACEMYTRAANMFKMAKNWSAAGNAFCQAAKLHMQLQSKHDSATSFVDAGNAYKKADPQEAINCLNAAIDIYTDMGRFTIAAKHHITIAEIYETELVDIEKAIAHYEQSADYYKGEESNSSANKCLLKVAAYAAQLEQYQKAIEIFEQIGANTMDNPLLKYSAKDYFFKAALCHFIVDELNAKLALEKYEEMFPAFTDSRECKLLKKLLEAHEEQNSEAYTEAVKEFDSISRLDQWLTTMLLRIKKSIQGDGEGDGDLK